The Streptomyces nigra genome includes the window CCGCGGTCTCCCAGTCACCGGTGAGCAGCGCGCCCAGCAGGTCCAGGGTCTGCGGCGACGGTACGACGCTACCGGGCACCCGGCAGTCGACACAGACCGAGCCCCCCGAGGCCACGGAGAAGAAGCGGTTCGGTCCCGGCATGCCGCATTTCGCACAGTCCCCGAAGCTCGGGGCGTAGCCGTTGACGGCGAGGGACCGCAGCAGGAAGGCGTCGAGCACGAGGTGCGGCTCGTGCTCGCCGCGGGAGAGGGTGCGCAGCGCCCCCACCAGGAGCAGATACTGCTGGACGGCCGGCTCGCCCTCGTGGTCGGTGAACCGCTCGGCGGTCTCCAGCATGGCCGTCCCTGCGGTGTAGCGGGCGTAGTCCGTGACGATGCCGCCGCCGTACGGAGCGATCGTCTCGCTCTGTGTGCACAGCGGCAGTCCGCGTCCGATCAGCTCGCTCCCCCGCGCGAAGAACTGCACGTCGACATGGGAGAACGGCTCCAGCCGCGCCCCGAACTTCGACTTCGTGCGCCGTACGCCGCGCGCCACGGCCCGCACCCTCCCGTGCCCGCGGGTGAGCAGGGTGATGATCCGGTCCGCCTCACCCAGCTTCTGGGTGCG containing:
- the recO gene encoding DNA repair protein RecO, with the protein product MSLFRDDGIVLRTQKLGEADRIITLLTRGHGRVRAVARGVRRTKSKFGARLEPFSHVDVQFFARGSELIGRGLPLCTQSETIAPYGGGIVTDYARYTAGTAMLETAERFTDHEGEPAVQQYLLLVGALRTLSRGEHEPHLVLDAFLLRSLAVNGYAPSFGDCAKCGMPGPNRFFSVASGGSVCVDCRVPGSVVPSPQTLDLLGALLTGDWETADACEPRYVREGSGLVSAYLHWHLERGLRSLRYVEK